One Aphelocoma coerulescens isolate FSJ_1873_10779 chromosome 5, UR_Acoe_1.0, whole genome shotgun sequence DNA segment encodes these proteins:
- the WDR89 gene encoding WD repeat-containing protein 89 → MTAVEKVEEQLAGLRIARRCVPSEEPAYLLDIDTSTAAQPGSSRFVAVSCSNKSIRVYDRETLHFLREYSGHPGILSGVRFAHVCDSVVFSACSEGTVKCWDVRSATQKPVQVFSGYPSNVFISFDVSCSDLIVCAGTEKVDKDTFLVFWDARGITDCASTTKEPLGVYSESHNDDITKICFHPIQPNLVVSGSTDGLVNVFDINKDNEDDALISTCNSDSSVSSLGWSGEDYKQVYCMTHDEGFCWWDMAQLDTEEPITLLHVLDVRESVCSENHGLHYLVGGLYHEKAGKLFLIGGTSTGNIHLISCSTDGLSLVGTLCGGHSATVRSFCWSPTDESLLTGGEDAQLLLWKPGAVERSLTKKASLKVSSSVQKRVRVHNTSLKSRKK, encoded by the coding sequence ATGACGGCAGTGGAGAaggtggaggagcagctggcGGGTCTGCGCATAGCCCGGCGCTGTGTGCCCAGCGAGGAGCCCGCCTACCTGCTGGACATTGACACCTCCACAGCTGCCCAGCCCGGCAGCAGCCGCTTCGTGGCAGTTTCCTGTTCCAATAAATCCATCAGGGTGTACGACAGGGAGACGCTGCACTTCCTGCGGGAATACAGCGGCCATCCCGGGATCCTCAGCGGGGTCAGGTTTGCACACGTGTGTGACAGTGTGGTGTTCTCAGCCTGCAGTGAGGGCACAGTGAAGTGCTGGGATGTTCGCTCAGCCACGCAGAAGCCTGTGCAGGTGTTCAGTGGCTATCCTTCCAACGTCTTCATCAGCTTTGATGTCAGCTGCAGTGACCTCATCGTTTGTGCCGGAACGGAAAAAGTTGATAAGGACACGTTTCTGGTGTTTTGGGATGCAAGAGGCATTACAGACTGTGCCAGCACAACCAAAGAACCCTTGGGAGTCTATTCTGAAAGCCACAACGATGACATCACTAAAATCTGTTTCCATCCTATCCAACCCAATTTGGTAGTGTCTGGGTCAACTGACGGCTTGGTGAATGTGTTTGACATCAACAAGGATAATGAAGATGATGCTTTGATATCAACTTGCAATTCAGATTCATCAGTGAGTTCTCTTGGCTGGTCTGGGGAAGATTACAAACAGGTCTACTGCATGACACATGATGAGGGGTTCTGCTGGTGGGACATGGCTCAGCTGGACACCGAAGAACCAATAACCCTGCTGCATGTTCTGGATGTCAGAGAGTCAGTCTGCTCTGAAAACCACGGCCTGCATTACCTGGTGGGTGGCTTGTACCACGAAAAGGCAGGGAAACTCTTCCTGATTGGGGGAACCTCCACAGGAAACATCCATCTGATCAGCTGCAGCACCGATGGCCTGAGCCTGGTGGGGACCCTGTGTGGTGGACACTCGGCCACCGTCCGCTCCTTCTGCTGGAGCCCGACAGATGAGTCTCTGCTGACGGGTGGAGAGGATGCTCAGCTGTTGCTATGGAAACCTGGAGCTGTGGAAAGGTCCCTCACAAAGAAAGCATCTCTGAAAGTCTCTTCTTCTGTGCAGAAGAGAGTGAGAGTTCACAACACCTCCctcaaaagcaggaaaaagtga